DNA sequence from the Coffea eugenioides isolate CCC68of chromosome 9, Ceug_1.0, whole genome shotgun sequence genome:
AACGAATATTAAACTGtcaaacaattacagatttTAGATAAATATATCTTTGTGACTCAAAACTTTGCTACTAATTTCCAATTCCAATGCAGGAGTGGCAACCTTAGGGCTGACTCAATATGTGGAAGAACTCCAATAAGTATTGTCCTTATTTCTAGAAATACTTATTTGTTTGAACCCAAGCTGTACCTCAAACAATCAAGTGATTTGCAGGTGCTAGCATAAAAATTGAATGGAGTAAACAGGCACACATTCAATAATTGATTAGCCAAGTTCAACAAGTACACCGAAGAATGTTAATTAACTGGATGTATGAAGGTGGCTAAGCAGGGCAGCAGCATGAAAATCCATAGCGCAAGTCTTGTTTTTGGACAGTGTATTATATTTTAGGATGGCCTTACCTTGAAGTAGTTAACTAAGGACTCGATGTAGTCGTTTGATGCTGTGAATGAGTGGACAGAAGAAGTCTCGGATGCACGAGCGGGGGTTGCTGGACCGGACAATGATAGCCTGCGCTTGTTGGACATTTACTCCACGTAAGGGTGTGTTAATAGGATGCAGCTCATGAGTAAAATCCACTTGAATGAAGTAGTTTAAAAAACGCTTTGGTTCCAAGTTATCTTCTATTCTCAATCTTCGTTACTGGATAGGGGAGGGAGATGGACGACCATCTGGGGAACTTGCCTATGGTCTTTATCTGTAAAAACAGCCAGCATTCacttgtttttcattttttacccAGTTCTTCAAAAAGCAACGCTACAATAGCATTACAACATAGACTTATAATAAGTTAATGGACTTAGACGTGTATATTAGTTAATGGACTTAGACTTGTACATCTTTTTCAAACAAGAGCAGGCATGTGTTTATACTTCACCGGAGAGGGAAATAACAGGTTTGAATCCTATTTCAGCATACTTACATATTTATAAACTTCAACATGTAAACAAGTTATGCCTACTTCATCATATTTCTAAACCTCAGAAATACGGTTATCTTTTTGAAATAGCAGCTATACTTCAGCAACATACAAATTCCGTTTATGGCCTTTCGATGCAAAACAgacctaaaaaaataaaagatctCCGACAGTCAAGATTACTCTACCAATCAGTCCAATTAAGTTTCAGCAGGCATTATTAACTTTTAGGCCAGTCCTAATCATGCCTTAACACGATTTAAAATAAACATCGAATTTCATCCTAACTCACAAATATCGTGTCTATAGGTGCCTGTACGCGGCAATTACGCCCAACTCTGAAGTATATTACGCCGGCAGCAACATTGCAATTTCAGAATGCGTAAAGTTTATGATTCAATCGTTCCTATTCAAATTAGGGCTGACTCATAAATTGGGGAAATGTGTGAAAAaacttatataaaaaaaagaaccaCACCTGACCTGGTTCTCAAATTCGTTGCAAATTGTTTCAGATGACAACTTTCAATTTCCTTCTCACAAGCTCCAGTTCGAAAGCTCAAGCTCTTTACCCTTGATAACCCGGAAAGTAAAGCTGGTATTCAGCTACGAACTTGCAAAATTAATTACCCCAGATATGGATCTCTATTTGTGCCTCGACTGGTGCCAAGCGCGGTACTGTAATTGACGTCAACAGGGGAAAGAAAGCACGGATAGCGGATGTCATTTTGGATGAaacctttttcttgaaaaaagggGTATAGAAATTGCAGAGAGGTGGCTGGAGTTTATCTCTGAAGCAAAAACGGAAGCTCCTGCAATCCTCAATGCTCTCTGGACTGTTCTCTTTTTCCACTACCCCTTTCTTACAACGGATACATTTTAGCAAAATGTACGGAGGTAGTAAAGGTGTTGGGTGAGAATTGAATAAAACATGGTGGGTCCTTGCACCACGTGAACCCTGACTCCAAGACCCCTTTTGTCTGTTAGTTTGGTGGTATAACTTAGCATCCCCTTGTGGAAAACATTTGCAAAAAATTACGTGTCCAAACAAAgatttcaaattaaaatttgaacACTAAATTAAGCAAAACAAATTATGCAGTCCAAACGTATCCACTGTCATCCAATGTGCACATCACAAGCCTTAGAAATTCCCAAGCCCAAATCCAAACTCAAACTTAAGGCCTCAACTCTTAGTCCAACTGTTATTTTGCTTGCAATTTTCTTTTCGCCTTTACTACGCCACAGCATCTAGTCGTTCGGCTTCCAGTAGAATCACCACCCCTTCTCAAAACGGTGCCGTATAAGTACAGTCCCTGCAGCAGCTCTTAAACCCTAAAGGGTCTAAAAACCTTAAAACCTCTTCAgtgtgtgttagtgtgtgaGACAGAAAAGGgataaagcttttttttttttcttttaatcccAATAATCTGAAGAGAttttgaggttttttttttccttggaaaGGCTGAAGCGATAGATTGAAGAATGAAGAACAGGGAAATGAAAAAGAGACCTTCAGCTCAAAAGGGTCGGACTTTTAACAGTAAAAACAAAAGGATTTCAATCAATCAAGACCCATTTTTTGATGCAGAGGAGAAAGGGTCGAAGCAGCGGCGGAAAATGGAAGAAGACGATGATGAAGATATAGAGAGCAGCAGCGGCGAGGATGAGGAGGATGATGGTGATGAAGGAGGAGGATTTGGGTCTGGAAGGAAAGGgggagaaggagaagaagatgaagaagaagaagaggagacGGCGGGGGAGATGAAGTTGAGACTGTCCAAGGATTTGTTGAAGCTTATGACTGaagcagaaaaagaagagcaggaagaagaagaagaagggagtGGGGATGATGAGAAAAGAAGAGTTGAGAGAGAAGGCCAAAGGGATTCGCGGGTCCTGAAGATTTTGCAGCAGCAGCAGTTGGAGGAGAGTGGCCGTCTCCGAAGAGCCATTGCTTCAAGGTATTGCATTAATTATCGTTCTattgcatttttattttggttCATGGAGAAATGGGATTATTTGGGGAATCTGTTATTTGAAGTGCTTGTAGTTTTGAAGCTTGTATATTGTAAAAGGTTTTAATTTTTGCCGCATTAGTGGTGTTAAATATGATTGATCAAGCAATTGAGTTGTTGCAGCAAACGATGTATGGACTGTGGAAACTTGGTGGCGAGTCACATATTTTAAAGCTATGCCTTATGTTCTTAATTTGGTTTCAATAAACATATGTGCTATTCTGGCTATTCAAAAGGAATATGACAAAACAGGAGGCAAGATTTGTCCTGTTAGTGATACAATTATCACTAGTTATTCTTTTTtagtttgattaaaaaaataagtgCATGGAACCTTGCTTTTAAATTCAACTGTATTGTCACGGTGATTTCTTGAAGAGGATTTTTCATTCTTGAAAGGATTCCTTGATCTTTCATGTGCTTTTTAAGTTCTGGAAGTTGcttttatatatatagaaaGGAGCAAATCTGAAGATAACTGTATTGATTGATTATCTAGGGTGCAAAAACCAGAAACAAGTGATGGATTTCGAGTCTTGGTAAAGCACCGGCAGTCTGTTACTGCTGTTGCTTTGTCTGAGGATGACTTGAGGGGATTCTCAGCTTCCAAGGATGGTAGTATTCTGCACTGGGATGTAGATAGTGGAAAGACTGAAAAGTACACTTGGCCAACTGATGAAGTACTCAAGGCTCATGGTGCAAAGGACCCACAAGGTCAGGCAACAAAGCATAGCAAACATGTTTTGGCATTAGCTGTCAGTTCTGATGGTCGATACTTGGCAAGTGGAGGATTGGATCGTCATGTTCATTTGTGGGACATTCGAACTCGGCAGCATCTTCAGGTATTACAAGAAATCCAGGAGTTACGTAGGTCAAATTTAGCTTGAGCTTAGAAAATATCTGGCTTATAAGCagagaaaagaatgagattAGAAAGATATCTCTTTGGTGAacttgaatttttctgattatattgagTTTTGGATTGCTGATACTACAGAAGTATGCATAGTGAAAATTTTATCACCCACCTTGAAGCATAttgattttatttcatttggAGAAGGATGTCTAGAATTTGTCATTGGTATCATTTTACCTGTCCTTTGTAGTAAGTATCTTTAGAAAAGCACATAAGTTCATGTAATTCTGTATGATAGCAGATGTTGTTAATTTATTTATGTTAAATTCAgtttaatattattttcattttattttatgtaGTGTTTCACTTTGCCTACAGATGACTTTATTATCATTATCCCGTTTTCTGCTTGAAAATATGCAGTTAACGATAACACTTAATCTTTCTGGGCTTACCATCCTATATTCCTTCCCTCTGATGGTAACTAACAGTGCTGCAATGTTTGTGTACACTTCATTACATCTTAAACTTTCTGTTAATATGGCTTTCAGGCCTTTCCCGGCCACAAAGGGCCAGTATCATGCTTGACATTCAGGAAAGGAACTTCAGAACTATTTTCTGGTTCATTTGATCGGGCTGTCAAAATCTGGAATGTGGAAGATAGAGCTTATATAAGCACATTATTTGGTCACCAGAGTGAAGTTGTAACAATTGACTGCCTAAGAGTTGAACGAGTCCTGACGGTTGGGCGTGATCGTACCATGCATCTTTGGAAGGTATTAACTGATCAGCTACAATTCTAAATGAACTAGTGTTAGTTTTCGACTTGAACTGTAGCAACTAGTTTTTGTTctaagaattttcaaaataattggAAACTAAGACGATATGCTTATAgatggagattttttttttcttctttttaaaatttttaaaattttaatttgtaGATGGGCGTTGTAGCAACAGAAACTTTTATTTGTTGAATTGGTGTAATAACGCGatcttggtttggaaatgtgGTTTTCTTTAATAATTCATGACATAGGAGTGTTTTCTTGCTTCTTGTCAGTGGGTGGGCTTTTATGGAGCTAGGCTGTGCATcttagtttctttttttcttacatCTTCTCCCTTGCTGTTGTGTCCAAACTTTTGATGCAATCACACACACAAAGTCCCGGGGGTTACTTCTTTCCTCTCTTTGGAAACCTTCATGCCCCATAAAGAGCATCCCATGAGTACAAAGGGGAGAAAGCAATTACTTTGTATATTTcagcattttttttccttgttcgTTGAGAATTTCTTTGAGGTGCCTCTTGTATAGGTGAACGCCCTTTATAGCATGGAGGTGGATGAACTTCTGCATTTGTAAGTGTAAAAATTGGGGAGAGAAAGAGTTAGAAATTTTAGTTGGGAATTGACTGATTCTGTTATTTTAGTTACTCTTCAATCATAGGTATTTCCCTATGTGTGAAGATATTGCTAAATTGGACAAATTTCTTCCTGCTAGATTTAAATAACTGATTTTAGACTTCAAAATTGATACCAAAAATCTGATTCAGTTTCACCAATCAGAGGGGCATATGACAGGGATTCCTTGTAACTAGGACATAGAACGAAGTTGTTTAAATGGCGAAAGGTGCAATATGCAAATAACTCAGATGATATATCAAGACTACTACTATTGGTTtaatctttcttcttcattgtcATGGGGTGGTAAAAAATTGATAAAGCAGCTAACAAGATCTTTGATAGTGTACTAGCATGAGCTAGTTAGTTAACTTCTCTTTCTGCTGTCAATGagatttttttccccttatcTGTGATTGCCTTTCTGGTGCTAGAACTAAGATCTCTATGGACGAACTTTATTGAGAGAAAGAAATTTGGACCTGTAAAGGAGAGAGTTCTACTCTGATCATAGAGGAGGTTATGCTGCactacatgcatatgaattccatgatgttttgcattatgATATTAGTATGATTGCAAGTGGAACATGTTCAAAGATACGGTAACTTGTAAGAGCAGTTGCATTGAAATTCAATTTGAAAAGAATTGCATGACAAACAACTTGTAGGTGGCCGATTTTGTTGTACCATACTCattagattttgattttttttcaatgttttggTTTGTTTCATCATAACAAACAAGCTGAAGTAAAAAGGTCTCTGAGTTTGTGGTTCTGTATTTGTAtctgattattattattattattattatttggtcTTTTCGGAATGACAAGGAGAGAGTTATAAAACCTCTCCACATTAGGCTTTATTTACAGGAGCACAATTTAGTGAATGAAATTGCTTAAACCTGATCTTCAGAGCTGTATATTCTCGTTTTTCTTATCTTTGTGGCTCCCCTACTGTGCTCCATATCAACTCCACTTGTCCAGAAGTATAATAGAAGAAAGGAATTAAACCTGTTTGGAAGTGCT
Encoded proteins:
- the LOC113782732 gene encoding U3 snoRNP-associated protein-like EMB2271, which codes for MKNREMKKRPSAQKGRTFNSKNKRISINQDPFFDAEEKGSKQRRKMEEDDDEDIESSSGEDEEDDGDEGGGFGSGRKGGEGEEDEEEEEETAGEMKLRLSKDLLKLMTEAEKEEQEEEEEGSGDDEKRRVEREGQRDSRVLKILQQQQLEESGRLRRAIASRVQKPETSDGFRVLVKHRQSVTAVALSEDDLRGFSASKDGSILHWDVDSGKTEKYTWPTDEVLKAHGAKDPQGQATKHSKHVLALAVSSDGRYLASGGLDRHVHLWDIRTRQHLQAFPGHKGPVSCLTFRKGTSELFSGSFDRAVKIWNVEDRAYISTLFGHQSEVVTIDCLRVERVLTVGRDRTMHLWKVPEERQLIFRAPASSLECCCFISNQEFLSGSDDGSIEHWNVLRKKPVHIVKNAHALVSSSQFEQENGGLPNGHIENGDQSPQNLSPLARSWISSICVCRSSDLAASGAGNGSVHLWAIQSESKGISPLFQLPLVGFVNSLAFAKSGRFLVAGVGQEPRLGRWDRIPVARNGVAVHSLKLS